One part of the Roseomonas gilardii genome encodes these proteins:
- a CDS encoding tripartite tricarboxylate transporter permease, with translation MDLIANLAHGFGVALSFDNLLFALLGALIGTAIGVLPGIGPVATISLLLPITFGQPATTAIIMLAGIYYGAQYGGSTTAILLNLPGEVSSVVTTLEGYKMARNGRAGAALTIAALGSFFAGTVATLVVAASGPLLTQVALSFGPADYFSLMLLGLIISAVLAQGSVLKSIAMVVLGVALGLVGTDVQTGQQRFTFGIPELSDGLGFASIAMGMFGISEIILNLERPEAREVLKTKIGSLWLTKEEFRRATPSVLRGTVLGSVLGILPGGGAALSAFGSYMLERKVSKYRHEFGNGAIEGVAGPESANNAAAQTSFIPLLTLGIPANAVMALMVGALIIQGIQPGPRMVEAQPDLFWGLICSMWIGNLMLLVINLPLIGMWVKLLSVPYKYMYPAILMFCVIGVYSLNNSVFDVYQTLAFGILGYVFTKLNLSAAPLLIGFVLGPMMEEHLRRAMLLSRGDAYVFIDFANRPISASLLVICAIVLGSMMLPALRKKKDEAIAE, from the coding sequence ATGGACCTCATCGCCAACCTCGCGCACGGCTTCGGCGTCGCGCTCTCCTTCGACAACCTGCTCTTCGCGCTGCTCGGCGCCCTGATCGGCACCGCCATCGGCGTGCTGCCGGGCATCGGCCCGGTGGCCACCATCTCCCTGCTGCTGCCCATCACCTTCGGCCAGCCCGCCACCACCGCCATCATCATGCTGGCCGGCATCTACTACGGCGCCCAGTATGGCGGCTCGACCACGGCCATCCTGCTCAACCTGCCCGGTGAGGTCTCCTCGGTCGTCACGACGCTCGAGGGCTACAAGATGGCCCGCAACGGCCGGGCGGGGGCGGCGCTGACCATCGCGGCGCTGGGCTCCTTCTTCGCCGGCACCGTGGCCACCCTGGTGGTGGCGGCCTCCGGCCCGCTGCTCACCCAGGTGGCGCTCTCCTTCGGCCCGGCGGACTACTTCTCGCTCATGCTGCTCGGCCTGATCATCTCGGCCGTGCTCGCCCAGGGCTCGGTGCTCAAGTCCATCGCCATGGTGGTGCTGGGCGTGGCCCTCGGCCTGGTCGGCACCGACGTGCAGACCGGCCAGCAGCGCTTCACCTTCGGCATCCCCGAGCTTTCCGACGGCCTGGGCTTCGCCTCCATCGCCATGGGCATGTTCGGCATCTCCGAGATCATCCTGAACCTGGAGCGCCCCGAGGCGCGCGAGGTGCTCAAGACCAAGATCGGCAGCCTGTGGCTGACCAAGGAGGAATTCCGCCGCGCCACCCCCTCGGTGCTGCGCGGCACGGTGCTGGGCTCGGTGCTGGGCATCCTGCCCGGCGGCGGCGCCGCACTCTCAGCCTTCGGCTCCTACATGCTGGAGCGCAAGGTCTCCAAGTACCGCCACGAGTTCGGCAACGGCGCCATCGAGGGCGTGGCCGGGCCGGAATCCGCCAACAACGCCGCCGCCCAGACCTCCTTCATCCCCCTGCTCACCCTGGGCATCCCCGCCAACGCGGTGATGGCGCTGATGGTCGGCGCCCTGATCATCCAGGGCATCCAGCCCGGCCCGCGCATGGTGGAGGCCCAGCCCGACCTGTTCTGGGGCCTGATCTGCTCCATGTGGATCGGCAACCTGATGCTGCTGGTCATCAACCTGCCGCTGATCGGCATGTGGGTGAAGCTGCTCAGCGTGCCCTACAAGTACATGTACCCCGCCATCCTGATGTTCTGCGTGATCGGCGTGTACTCGCTCAACAACAGCGTCTTCGACGTCTACCAGACGCTCGCCTTCGGCATCCTGGGCTACGTCTTCACCAAGCTGAACCTTTCCGCCGCCCCGCTGCTGATCGGCTTCGTGCTCGGCCCGATGATGGAGGAACACCTCCGCCGCGCCATGCTCCTTTCCCGCGGCGACGCCTATGTCTTCATCGACTTCGCCAACCGCCCCATCAGCGCCTCCCTCCTGGTCATCTGCGCCATCGTCCTCGGCTCCATGATGCTTCCGGCTCTGCGCAAGAAAAAAGATGAGGCCATCGCGGAATGA
- a CDS encoding M20 metallopeptidase family protein: protein MTEPRPNDPTRRIAAIAEAAETRLIGLRRDIHAHPELGFEEVRTAGIVAAELERLGIAHRTGVGRTGVLGVIEGGRPGPTLAIRADMDALPIHEETGQDFASTVAGKMHACGHDIHTVTLLGVAEVLREIAPMLAGRVALVFQPAEEILEGAAAMIADGAAEGVDMALGFHNVPDRPVGSFGYVRGTGLAASDLFDLTIRGKSGHAAHPYAAVDPIVAAAQFVSQVQTVVSREVRPLHPAVVTVGMFQGGTTYNIIPERVALKGTVRTLHPEARDTAEAAIRRLVAGLEVGMRVTCELNYARRVPPLVNDDRVLDPSVAAIRAQLGVEPEAGEPSMGSEDFSAFSERMPAFQMLIGSGAPGRDDRLHNAFYQPDERCIALGVQALSRAALELLS, encoded by the coding sequence ATGACGGAACCGCGCCCCAACGACCCCACCCGCCGAATCGCCGCGATCGCCGAAGCCGCCGAGACGCGGCTGATCGGCCTGCGCCGCGACATCCACGCGCATCCGGAGCTGGGCTTCGAGGAGGTGCGCACCGCCGGGATCGTGGCGGCGGAGCTGGAGCGCCTGGGCATCGCGCACCGGACCGGGGTGGGGCGGACCGGCGTGCTGGGGGTGATCGAGGGCGGCCGGCCGGGGCCGACCCTGGCGATCCGCGCCGACATGGACGCGCTGCCGATCCACGAGGAGACGGGGCAGGATTTTGCCAGCACTGTTGCCGGGAAGATGCATGCCTGCGGGCATGACATCCACACGGTGACGCTGCTCGGCGTGGCGGAGGTGCTGCGGGAGATCGCGCCGATGCTGGCGGGCCGCGTCGCGCTGGTCTTCCAGCCGGCGGAGGAGATCCTGGAGGGTGCCGCCGCCATGATCGCCGACGGGGCGGCGGAGGGCGTGGACATGGCGCTCGGCTTCCACAACGTGCCGGACAGGCCGGTCGGCAGCTTCGGCTATGTGCGCGGCACCGGGCTGGCGGCCTCGGACCTGTTCGACCTGACCATCCGGGGGAAGTCGGGCCATGCGGCGCACCCCTATGCGGCGGTGGACCCGATCGTGGCGGCGGCGCAATTCGTGTCGCAGGTGCAGACGGTGGTGAGCCGCGAGGTGCGGCCGCTGCATCCCGCCGTGGTGACGGTGGGCATGTTCCAGGGCGGCACGACCTACAACATCATCCCCGAGCGCGTGGCCCTGAAGGGCACGGTGCGGACGCTGCACCCGGAGGCGCGCGACACCGCCGAGGCCGCTATCCGCCGGCTGGTGGCCGGGCTGGAGGTCGGGATGCGCGTGACCTGCGAGCTGAACTATGCCCGCCGCGTGCCGCCGCTGGTGAACGACGACCGGGTGCTCGATCCCTCGGTGGCGGCGATCCGGGCGCAGCTCGGCGTCGAGCCGGAGGCGGGGGAGCCGAGCATGGGGTCGGAGGATTTCTCCGCCTTCTCCGAGCGGATGCCCGCCTTCCAGATGCTGATCGGCTCCGGCGCGCCGGGGCGGGACGACCGGCTGCACAACGCCTTCTACCAGCCCGATGAGCGCTGCATCGCGCTGGGCGTGCAGGCGCTGTCCCGCGCGGCGCTCGAATTGCTGTCCTGA
- a CDS encoding ketopantoate reductase family protein, with amino-acid sequence MKVCVFGAGAIGGHLAMRLAKGGAEVSVVARGAQLAAIRARGLTVRAYDGEHHARIAAAEDPAELGPQDAVVVTTKAPALPQVARAIGPLLGPETAVVFAMNGIPWWYADGAGGVLVGRSMPELDPGGVLREAVGIARTVGGVVYSSCTVVEPGVVSVEGKGSRLILGEPDGRVTPRAEALAGVLRAGGLSEVPVTTEIRKEIWAKLMGNISYGPLCILTRRNLRETYADPVVSAAAERMIREAQAIAAGLGITLDEDPVGKLSGVGRSAHKPSILQDLELGRQMEVEAIMLAPLRLARMAGVETPTLDLVVALAKSVAEGAGLYVPEG; translated from the coding sequence ATGAAAGTCTGCGTCTTCGGCGCCGGGGCGATCGGTGGCCATCTGGCGATGCGGCTGGCGAAGGGCGGGGCGGAGGTTTCCGTGGTCGCGCGGGGCGCGCAGCTTGCCGCCATCCGCGCGCGCGGGCTGACCGTGCGGGCCTATGACGGCGAGCACCATGCGCGCATCGCCGCGGCAGAGGACCCGGCGGAGCTAGGGCCGCAGGATGCGGTGGTCGTCACGACCAAGGCGCCGGCCCTGCCGCAGGTGGCCCGGGCGATCGGGCCGCTGCTCGGGCCGGAGACCGCGGTGGTCTTCGCGATGAACGGCATCCCCTGGTGGTATGCGGACGGGGCCGGCGGGGTGCTGGTGGGGCGGAGCATGCCGGAGCTCGACCCGGGCGGCGTGCTGCGGGAGGCCGTGGGCATCGCGCGCACGGTGGGCGGGGTGGTCTATTCCTCCTGCACCGTGGTCGAGCCCGGGGTGGTGTCGGTGGAGGGCAAGGGCAGCCGCCTGATCCTGGGCGAGCCGGACGGGCGGGTGACGCCGCGCGCCGAGGCGCTGGCCGGGGTGCTGCGGGCCGGCGGGCTCAGCGAGGTGCCCGTGACCACGGAGATCCGCAAGGAGATCTGGGCCAAGCTGATGGGCAACATCTCCTATGGGCCGCTCTGCATCCTGACGCGACGGAACTTGCGGGAGACCTATGCCGACCCCGTGGTCTCCGCGGCGGCGGAGCGGATGATCCGCGAGGCGCAGGCCATCGCCGCCGGGCTCGGCATCACGCTCGACGAGGACCCGGTCGGGAAGCTGTCGGGCGTCGGGCGCAGCGCGCACAAGCCCTCGATCCTGCAGGACCTGGAACTTGGACGGCAGATGGAGGTGGAGGCGATCATGCTGGCGCCGCTGCGCCTGGCGCGGATGGCGGGGGTGGAGACGCCGACCCTCGATCTGGTCGTGGCGCTGGCGAAGAGCGTCGCCGAGGGGGCGGGGCTCTACGTACCCGAGGGATAG
- a CDS encoding mannose-1-phosphate guanylyltransferase/mannose-6-phosphate isomerase — MTAAAASLIPVVLCGGTGTRLWPLSREGYPKQFWPLVGEKTMLQATASRAQGPGFAPPILVASEPHRFLVAEQLREDGIEGARIVLEPEGRNSAPAIAAAALIAAEQDPRAILWIMAADAVIQDKDALLEAVNLAAEAAKAGSIVAFGMKPTAPETGYGYIEAGDPLPTAEGLFKIKSFVEKPNAATARHFLEGGRHLWNSGMFVASAATWLAELERLAPELMEAVRASVEGAKRDLDFVRLDAEAFCKAPSISIDYAVMEKTPHAVVVPASLGWSDVGSWDALWAVSAKDEKDNATHGPVHLVEAEGCFVRSEGMLTGVVGLKDAVIVVTEDAVLAMSRDKAQDVKKLVEKLKAAGIKEATEHRRAYRPWGHYEGLILGNRFQVKKIQVRPGQKLSLQKHHHRAEHWVVVNGTAIVERDSERMLVRENESVYLPLGCVHRMENPGMIPLTLIEVQSGSYLGEDDIVRYEDNYGRA; from the coding sequence ATGACAGCTGCCGCTGCGTCTCTCATTCCCGTCGTCCTCTGCGGAGGGACCGGCACCCGGCTCTGGCCCCTGTCGCGCGAGGGTTATCCGAAGCAGTTCTGGCCCCTGGTCGGCGAGAAGACGATGCTCCAGGCCACGGCGAGCCGTGCCCAGGGCCCCGGCTTCGCGCCACCCATCCTGGTGGCCTCCGAACCGCACCGCTTCCTGGTGGCCGAGCAGTTGCGCGAGGACGGCATCGAAGGCGCGCGCATCGTCCTGGAGCCGGAGGGCCGTAACTCCGCCCCCGCCATCGCCGCCGCCGCCCTGATCGCCGCCGAGCAGGACCCACGCGCCATCCTCTGGATCATGGCCGCCGATGCCGTGATCCAGGACAAGGACGCCCTGCTGGAAGCGGTGAACCTCGCCGCCGAGGCCGCCAAGGCCGGCTCCATCGTGGCCTTCGGCATGAAGCCGACGGCGCCCGAGACCGGCTATGGCTACATCGAGGCCGGCGACCCGCTGCCGACGGCCGAGGGCCTCTTCAAGATCAAGAGCTTCGTCGAGAAGCCCAACGCCGCCACCGCCCGCCACTTCCTGGAAGGCGGCCGCCATCTCTGGAATTCCGGCATGTTCGTGGCCTCCGCCGCGACCTGGCTGGCGGAGCTGGAGCGCCTGGCGCCCGAGCTGATGGAGGCCGTGCGCGCCTCGGTGGAGGGCGCCAAGCGCGACCTCGACTTCGTGCGCCTCGATGCCGAAGCCTTCTGCAAGGCGCCGTCCATCTCCATCGACTACGCGGTGATGGAGAAGACCCCGCACGCCGTGGTCGTCCCCGCCTCGCTCGGCTGGTCCGATGTCGGCTCCTGGGATGCGCTCTGGGCCGTCTCGGCCAAGGACGAGAAGGACAACGCCACCCACGGCCCCGTCCATCTCGTGGAGGCCGAGGGCTGCTTCGTCCGCTCCGAGGGCATGCTCACCGGTGTGGTCGGCCTCAAGGACGCGGTGATCGTCGTCACCGAGGACGCCGTGCTCGCCATGTCCCGCGACAAGGCGCAGGACGTGAAGAAGCTGGTGGAGAAGCTCAAGGCCGCCGGGATCAAGGAGGCCACGGAACACCGCCGCGCCTACCGCCCCTGGGGCCACTACGAGGGCCTCATCCTCGGCAACCGCTTCCAGGTGAAGAAGATCCAGGTCCGCCCGGGCCAGAAGCTCAGCCTGCAGAAGCACCACCACCGCGCCGAGCACTGGGTCGTCGTGAACGGCACCGCGATCGTGGAGCGGGATTCCGAGCGCATGCTCGTCCGCGAGAACGAGAGCGTCTACCTGCCGCTCGGCTGCGTCCATCGCATGGAGAACCCGGGCATGATCCCGCTGACCCTGATCGAGGTGCAGTCGGGCTCCTATCTCGGCGAGGACGACATCGTCCGCTACGAGGACAACTACGGCCGGGCCTGA
- a CDS encoding dimethylarginine dimethylaminohydrolase family protein, with amino-acid sequence MPASPLPGASWRVGSETGRLNDVLVCPPDHYRWLPLNSIVRRTLGETRQRPAIEHLREQHAELCHALAQGGARVHRLVPEPHLPYMVYTRDSVVVTHAGPVLCQLERPQRRGEYAPLIDFHAAQGSTFWRKSSAGTLEGGDIHIIRPGLACIGASGGRTDEDGAEQLAGWLRAEGWEVRVEPFDEHFLHLDVIFCMAAPGLAVACLDVLDPGFVAWLAGHGIRCLPVPYRDAMSLGCNILALGDGQVVSARASTALNAALRAEGLTVLDPEITLFTLGGGGPHCLTCPLSREA; translated from the coding sequence ATGCCCGCCTCCCCCCTCCCCGGCGCGTCCTGGCGCGTCGGCAGCGAAACCGGCCGCCTGAACGACGTGCTGGTCTGCCCGCCGGACCACTACCGCTGGCTGCCGCTGAACAGCATCGTCCGCCGCACCCTCGGCGAAACGCGGCAGCGCCCGGCCATCGAGCACCTGCGCGAACAGCATGCCGAGCTCTGCCACGCCCTGGCCCAGGGCGGCGCGCGGGTCCACCGGCTCGTGCCGGAACCGCACCTTCCCTACATGGTCTATACCCGCGACAGCGTGGTCGTGACCCATGCCGGCCCGGTGCTCTGCCAGCTCGAACGCCCGCAGCGCCGGGGCGAATACGCCCCCCTGATCGACTTCCACGCCGCCCAGGGCTCCACCTTCTGGCGCAAGTCCAGCGCCGGCACGCTGGAAGGCGGCGACATCCATATCATCCGCCCCGGCCTCGCCTGCATCGGCGCCAGCGGCGGCCGCACCGACGAGGACGGCGCCGAACAGCTCGCCGGCTGGCTTCGCGCCGAGGGCTGGGAGGTCCGCGTCGAGCCCTTCGACGAGCACTTCCTGCATCTCGACGTGATCTTCTGCATGGCCGCCCCCGGCCTCGCCGTCGCCTGCCTCGACGTGCTCGATCCGGGCTTCGTCGCCTGGCTGGCGGGGCACGGCATCCGCTGCCTTCCCGTCCCCTACCGCGACGCCATGTCCCTCGGCTGCAACATCCTCGCCCTGGGCGACGGCCAGGTGGTCTCCGCCCGGGCCAGCACCGCGCTCAACGCTGCCCTGCGGGCGGAGGGGCTGACGGTGCTCGATCCGGAGATCACACTCTTCACCCTCGGCGGCGGCGGTCCCCACTGCCTGACCTGCCCCCTGTCACGCGAGGCGTGA
- a CDS encoding tripartite tricarboxylate transporter TctB family protein produces MKINTKDLISGGLLVLLALVGLWLNTEHTLGDARRMGPGYMPMLVFVLLLVLGALVVLVSLRSGPDALERWTNTDLTTVLLGTAAGLVVWQVLERMGVGEGNWRQIGFAFVVGLGIMAASPGWRPLALVSVSMAVFALALEPLGLVVALVLSLTVSAFADSSHTARGVLGMLVALIVMAWVIFIWQLDIRVPVWPTAF; encoded by the coding sequence GTGAAGATCAACACGAAGGACCTGATCTCGGGGGGGCTGCTGGTACTGCTGGCCCTGGTCGGGCTCTGGCTGAACACGGAGCACACGCTGGGCGATGCCCGGCGGATGGGGCCGGGCTACATGCCCATGCTGGTGTTCGTGCTGCTGCTGGTGCTGGGGGCGCTGGTCGTCCTGGTGAGCCTGCGCAGCGGCCCGGACGCGCTGGAGCGCTGGACGAACACGGACCTGACGACGGTGCTGCTGGGCACCGCGGCGGGGCTGGTGGTCTGGCAGGTGCTGGAACGCATGGGGGTCGGCGAGGGCAACTGGCGCCAGATCGGCTTCGCCTTCGTGGTCGGGCTGGGCATCATGGCCGCCTCGCCGGGCTGGCGCCCGCTGGCGCTGGTCAGCGTCTCCATGGCGGTCTTCGCCCTGGCGCTGGAGCCGCTCGGGCTGGTGGTCGCGCTGGTGCTCAGCCTGACCGTCAGTGCCTTCGCCGACAGCAGCCACACGGCGCGGGGCGTGCTCGGCATGCTGGTGGCGCTGATCGTGATGGCCTGGGTCATCTTCATCTGGCAGCTCGACATCCGGGTGCCGGTTTGGCCGACGGCCTTCTGA
- a CDS encoding FAD-binding oxidoreductase, whose product MNIQSRPVDQVIAEAREFLGDRLSTSQAVREQHSRGEDTSTPTLPDAVAYAQTTEEVSRLLALCHRHEVPVTAFGAGTSLEGHANPVRAGISLDLSRMDRILEVSQEDMDCLIEPGVTRHQLNDHLRDQGLFFPVDPGSHCTIGGMCATRASGTNAVRYGTIRENVMGLEVILADGRVINTGSRTRKAANGYDLTRLLIGSEGTLGIITKIRLRLHGIPEATSAAVCQFQTLRGAVECVIATMQAGIPVARIELADEIQMEACIRYSKLEGYAALPTLFLEFHGSPAGVQEQAETVQELADAFGGSGFAWATDAETRNRLWKARHDAYWAAVALKPGSRGMATDVCVPISRLAEAIVGAKEDILASGMTAPIVGHVGDGNFHTTILVDQEDPTAQDRAWELDKRIVARGLSLGGTCSGEHGVGLGKREFLETEHGPEALAVMRSVKTALDPKGILNPGKIFRN is encoded by the coding sequence ATGAACATCCAGTCGAGGCCCGTGGACCAGGTGATCGCCGAGGCCCGCGAATTCCTGGGCGACCGCCTTTCCACCAGCCAGGCGGTGCGGGAACAGCACAGCCGGGGGGAGGACACCTCCACCCCCACCCTGCCCGACGCCGTCGCCTATGCGCAGACGACCGAGGAGGTTTCCCGCCTCCTCGCCCTCTGCCACCGGCACGAGGTGCCCGTGACCGCCTTCGGCGCCGGCACCTCGCTGGAAGGCCATGCCAACCCCGTCCGCGCCGGCATCAGCCTCGACCTCTCACGCATGGACCGCATCTTGGAGGTCAGCCAGGAGGACATGGACTGCCTGATCGAGCCGGGCGTCACCCGCCACCAGCTCAACGACCACCTGCGCGACCAGGGCCTGTTCTTCCCCGTCGATCCCGGCAGCCACTGCACCATCGGCGGCATGTGCGCGACCCGCGCCTCCGGCACCAATGCCGTGCGCTACGGCACGATCCGCGAGAACGTCATGGGGCTGGAGGTCATCCTCGCCGATGGCCGCGTCATCAACACCGGCTCCCGCACCCGCAAGGCCGCCAACGGCTATGACCTGACCCGGCTGCTGATCGGCTCCGAGGGCACGCTCGGCATCATCACGAAGATCCGCCTGCGCCTGCACGGCATCCCCGAGGCCACCTCGGCCGCGGTCTGCCAGTTCCAGACCCTGCGCGGCGCCGTGGAATGCGTCATCGCCACCATGCAGGCGGGCATCCCCGTCGCCCGCATCGAGCTGGCGGACGAGATCCAGATGGAAGCCTGCATCCGCTATTCGAAGCTGGAAGGCTACGCCGCCCTGCCCACCCTCTTCCTCGAATTCCACGGCTCGCCCGCCGGCGTGCAGGAACAGGCGGAAACGGTGCAGGAACTGGCCGACGCCTTCGGCGGCAGCGGCTTCGCCTGGGCCACGGATGCCGAAACGCGCAACCGGCTCTGGAAGGCCCGGCACGACGCCTACTGGGCCGCGGTCGCGCTCAAGCCCGGCTCGCGCGGCATGGCCACCGATGTCTGCGTGCCCATCTCCCGCCTCGCCGAGGCGATCGTCGGCGCGAAGGAGGACATCCTCGCCTCCGGCATGACCGCGCCCATCGTCGGCCATGTCGGCGACGGCAACTTCCACACCACCATCCTGGTGGACCAGGAGGACCCCACGGCGCAGGACCGCGCCTGGGAGCTGGACAAGAGGATCGTCGCCCGCGGCCTTTCCCTCGGCGGCACCTGCTCCGGCGAGCACGGCGTGGGCCTCGGCAAGCGGGAATTCCTGGAGACCGAGCACGGCCCCGAGGCCCTGGCGGTGATGCGCTCGGTCAAGACGGCGCTCGACCCCAAGGGCATCCTGAACCCGGGCAAGATCTTCCGGAACTGA
- a CDS encoding efflux RND transporter periplasmic adaptor subunit: MLGRIAKGSLGLSLGWSVLVAPATLVASTFAAPVLLPSLGLSALAPAAWAQGAPQGPPAVGVIELRPRPVTESTEFVGRIESTDRVDLKARVTGFMQERLFQEGQEVRRGDVLYRLERPPFEAQVAQAQASVASAEAELTNARVSLARAQDLARSNFGTRANLDTATAQERTANANLLSAQAQLRVAQINLGYTNIIAPIDGRIGRTNLTIGNVVSPDVGTLATIVSQDPMRVSFPISSRAATQLYERYANRGGIDAVRVRVRLNTGELYPESGRIEFIDNQINRNTDTILVRALVANPVRGNNSSGTVPSRSLIDGQFVNVYVEGVEPVQAIVVPRAAVLQDQQGSYVFIVDAEKKAQRRDITLGRALGADTVVEKGLNPGDTMVTEGIQRVRPGQVVNPAPAAPAATPAPGPVQPGSTPSGNAPSGSAPSGNAPSGNAPSGSAPTGGSQPGGSQAPSTQPASPAQRNPG, encoded by the coding sequence ATGTTGGGACGTATCGCCAAGGGCTCGCTCGGCCTCTCGCTGGGCTGGTCGGTGCTCGTTGCGCCAGCCACCCTCGTCGCTTCCACCTTCGCCGCGCCGGTGCTGCTGCCGTCGCTCGGCCTGTCCGCCCTGGCCCCCGCGGCCTGGGCCCAGGGCGCGCCGCAGGGCCCGCCGGCGGTCGGCGTGATCGAGCTGAGGCCGCGCCCGGTCACGGAAAGCACCGAATTCGTCGGCCGGATCGAGTCCACCGACCGCGTGGACCTCAAGGCCCGCGTCACCGGCTTCATGCAGGAACGCCTGTTCCAGGAAGGCCAGGAGGTCAGGCGCGGCGACGTGCTCTACCGGCTGGAGCGTCCGCCCTTCGAGGCCCAGGTGGCCCAGGCCCAGGCCTCCGTCGCCTCGGCGGAAGCGGAGCTGACCAATGCCCGCGTCTCCCTCGCCCGCGCCCAGGACCTCGCGCGCAGCAACTTCGGCACCCGCGCCAACCTGGACACGGCGACCGCCCAGGAACGCACCGCCAACGCCAACCTGCTCTCCGCCCAGGCCCAGCTCCGCGTGGCGCAGATCAACCTCGGCTACACCAACATCATCGCGCCGATCGACGGCCGCATCGGCCGCACCAACCTCACCATCGGCAACGTGGTCAGCCCCGATGTCGGCACCCTGGCGACCATCGTGTCGCAGGACCCGATGCGCGTCTCCTTCCCCATCAGCTCCCGCGCCGCGACCCAGCTCTACGAGCGCTACGCCAACCGCGGCGGCATCGACGCCGTGCGCGTGCGCGTGCGCCTGAACACCGGCGAACTGTATCCCGAGAGCGGGCGGATCGAGTTCATCGACAACCAGATCAACCGCAACACGGACACGATCCTGGTGCGCGCCCTGGTCGCCAACCCGGTGCGCGGCAACAACAGCAGCGGCACGGTGCCCTCGCGCTCGCTGATCGACGGCCAGTTCGTCAACGTCTATGTCGAGGGCGTGGAGCCGGTGCAGGCCATCGTGGTGCCCCGCGCCGCCGTGCTGCAGGACCAGCAGGGCTCCTACGTCTTCATCGTGGACGCGGAGAAGAAGGCCCAGCGCCGCGACATCACCCTCGGCCGCGCCCTGGGCGCGGATACGGTGGTGGAGAAGGGCCTGAACCCCGGCGACACCATGGTGACCGAGGGCATCCAGCGCGTCCGCCCCGGACAGGTGGTGAACCCCGCCCCGGCGGCACCCGCCGCCACCCCGGCCCCCGGCCCGGTCCAGCCCGGAAGCACTCCATCCGGCAACGCCCCCTCTGGCAGTGCCCCCTCTGGCAACGCTCCCTCTGGCAACGCTCCCTCTGGCAGCGCCCCTACCGGCGGCAGCCAGCCCGGAGGCAGCCAGGCGCCCTCGACGCAGCCGGCATCCCCGGCCCAGCGGAATCCCGGCTGA
- a CDS encoding MFS transporter, with amino-acid sequence MSRRQSRLQPREALSPAAPQAVGDQAARIAAPAEAGFVLPVLALALGHMLSNGLRTLPAIAADRIQLDLGLTAEGLSSLTGSYHIAFALGQIPVGVALDRFGVRPVSLALLSIVCIGTLLAALAGGPAGFLVAQLVLGLGCAGALIAPMTLAAKRMSPARFGLWSGLIQAIGNTGMLLSASPLAWLVEREGWRAGFWAALGFGVFALLCTALLVRDRPVPGSESRRSLLGDAVEVLRLVVSRRLRGAVVLAFCSFAIVVCLRGLWGGPWLMLDKGLDRLHTGHVLLLATLALILGTIGWGVVDRRHEGWRRRLLIGGHLAAAAAIGLLVAGGPDGLLGPLPVGWDLAMLTLFGLSIGVQPLIFAATRALVPPEQTGKALSAVNLSFFLGAAVLQPGSGVVASHAGTGAALLFLAFVVVLCTLAFAWLGRSRPAPAGP; translated from the coding sequence ATGTCACGGCGCCAATCCAGGCTCCAGCCACGGGAAGCCCTGTCGCCGGCCGCCCCGCAGGCCGTCGGGGATCAGGCCGCACGGATCGCCGCGCCCGCCGAGGCCGGCTTCGTCCTGCCGGTCCTCGCCCTCGCCCTGGGCCACATGCTGTCCAACGGGCTGCGCACCCTGCCCGCCATCGCCGCCGACCGCATCCAGCTCGATCTCGGCCTCACGGCGGAGGGCCTCTCCAGCCTCACCGGCTCCTACCACATCGCCTTCGCCCTGGGTCAGATCCCCGTCGGCGTGGCGCTGGACCGCTTCGGCGTGCGGCCGGTCTCCCTGGCCCTGCTGAGCATCGTCTGCATCGGCACGCTGCTCGCCGCGCTGGCGGGCGGCCCGGCCGGCTTCCTCGTCGCGCAGCTCGTCCTCGGCCTGGGCTGCGCCGGGGCGCTGATCGCCCCGATGACCCTGGCCGCCAAGCGCATGAGCCCGGCCCGCTTCGGCCTCTGGAGCGGGCTGATCCAGGCCATCGGCAACACCGGCATGCTGCTTTCCGCCTCCCCCCTCGCCTGGCTGGTGGAGCGGGAGGGCTGGCGCGCCGGCTTCTGGGCGGCGCTGGGCTTTGGCGTCTTCGCCCTGCTCTGCACCGCCCTGCTGGTGCGCGACCGTCCGGTGCCCGGCAGCGAGAGTCGCCGCTCCCTGCTGGGCGACGCGGTCGAGGTGCTGCGCCTCGTCGTCTCGCGCCGCCTGCGCGGGGCGGTGGTGCTGGCCTTCTGCTCCTTTGCCATCGTGGTCTGCCTGCGTGGCCTCTGGGGCGGTCCCTGGCTGATGCTGGACAAGGGCCTGGACCGCCTGCACACGGGACATGTGCTGCTGCTGGCCACCCTGGCCCTGATCCTCGGCACCATCGGATGGGGCGTGGTGGACCGCCGGCACGAGGGCTGGCGCCGGCGCCTGCTGATCGGCGGGCATCTCGCCGCCGCCGCCGCCATCGGCCTGCTGGTCGCCGGCGGGCCGGATGGCCTGCTCGGCCCCCTGCCGGTGGGCTGGGACCTCGCCATGCTCACCCTCTTCGGCCTGAGCATCGGGGTGCAGCCGCTGATCTTCGCCGCCACCCGCGCCCTGGTGCCGCCGGAACAGACGGGCAAGGCGCTCTCGGCGGTGAACCTGTCCTTCTTCCTCGGGGCCGCCGTGCTCCAGCCCGGCTCGGGCGTGGTGGCGAGCCATGCCGGCACGGGCGCCGCGCTGCTCTTTCTGGCGTTCGTGGTGGTGCTCTGCACCCTCGCCTTCGCCTGGCTGGGGCGAAGCCGGCCGGCACCGGCCGGCCCGTGA